A window of Lepus europaeus isolate LE1 chromosome 11, mLepTim1.pri, whole genome shotgun sequence contains these coding sequences:
- the STRA6 gene encoding receptor for retinol uptake STRA6 → MSTQAAGNQTPSGQAEEDAYGSWYIDEPQGPGASQPEGAVPACHPSVSPGLLHACLTSLSLLALLLLALLQRRSRLWPHCWRGRPGLPSPVDLLAKDGPWSVPAAVLTVVFSSLCLLLPGEDPLPFLTLASPPSPDGEPETPGGPWRMLALLYYPALYYPLAACAPAGHRAAHLLGSVLAWTHLGVQVWQRAECPQTPKIYKYYSLLASLPLLLGLGFLSLWYPAQLARSFSRKTGAGSEGRQSGYHEEYLRSLLCRKKLRRSTSKHGLLSRACLGTRRYIYTPQPAAGFRLPLTIVLSATLTGTAIYQVALLLLVAVVPTMQKVRAGVTTDVAYLLAGFGIALSGDRQEIVELVKHHLWAVEVCYVLALALSCSLTCLVLVRSLVAHRANLRALYRGAAPELGPPPQRPQPSCRALLCWMSFSAHQTAFTCLGLLVQQLIFFLGAAALAFLLFIPAVHSSNRLLLRALQSSWHFWLTLALALILQNVAARWAFLVTRHGHPELTNRRALYAATFLLLPVNGLLGALGAAWRVLLSALYNAVHLGQMDLSLLPPRVATLDPGYHIYRNFLELEASQSHPAVTAFCSLLLRAQGRHPRPTWAPAAPQDSLRPREEEEEEGLQLLQTKEAAARGAGPRASRCRARWGLAYTLLRNPGLQAFRKGALSAAWANGTQP, encoded by the exons ATGTCCACCCAGGCGGCCGGGAACCAGACACCCTCCGGGCAGGCCGAGGAGGACGCCTATGGCAGCTGGTACATCGACGagccccaggggcctggggcgTCCCAGCCGGAGGG GGCAGTACCCGCCTGCCACCCCAGCGTGTCGCCCGGCCTGCTGCACGCCTGCCTGACCTCGCTGTCG CTCCtggcgctgctgctgctggccctgctgcagaggcgctcccggctctggccccaCTGCTGGAGAGGCAGGCCTGGACTGCCCAG CCCTGTGGATCTGTTGGCCAAGGACGGCCCCTGGTCAGTACCCGCTGCTGTGCTCACGGTTGTCTTCAGCTCGCTGTGCCTGCTGCTCCCCGGCGAGGACCCGCTGCCCTTCCTGACCCTTGCCTCGCCTCCCAGCCCAG ATGGGGAACCTGAGACCCCAGGAG ggccctgGAGGATGCTGGCCTTGCTCTACTACCCTGCCCTCTACTACCCCCTGGCTGCCTGCGCCCCGGCCGGGCACAGAGCCGCGCACCTGCTCGGCAGCGTGCTGGCCTGGACCCACCTTGGGGTCCAGGTCTGGCAGAGGGCAGAGTGTCCCCAGACACCCAAG ATCTACAAGTACTACTCCCTActggcctccctgcccctcctgctgGGCCTTGGATTCCTGAGCCTTTGGTACCCGGCGCAGCTGGCACGAAGCTTCAGCCGCAAGACAGGAGCAGGCTCCGAG GGGCGGCAGAGCGGCTACCACGAGGAGTATCTGAGGAGCCTCCTGTGCCGGAAGAAGCTGAGACGCAG CACCTCCAAGCATGGCCTGCTGTCGCGGGCTTGCCTCGGCACCAGACGCTACATCTATACTCCCCAGCCAG CTGCAGGATTCCGCCTGCCTCTGACGATCGTGCTTTCAGCCACCCTGACGGGGACGGCCATTTACCAG gtggccctgctgctgctggtggctgtGGTCCCCACCATGCAGAAGGTGAGGGCGGGCGTCACCACAGACGTGGCCTACCTGCTGGCCGGCTTTGGGATCGCGCTGTCCGGGGACAGGCAGGAGATCGTGGAGTTGGTGAAGCACCACCTCTGGGCTGTGGAAG TTTGCTAcgtcttggccttggccttgtccTGCTCGCTCACCTGCCTGGTCCTGGTCCGCTCGCTGGTGGCACACAG GGCCAACCTGCGGGCTCTGTACCGAGGGGCTGCCCCAGAGCTGGGCCCCCCGCCCCAGAGACCCCAGCCTTCCTGCCGAGCCCTACTCTGCTGGATGAGCTTCAGCGCCCACCAGACGGCTTTCACCTGCCTCG GGCTCCTGGTGCAGCAGCTCATCTTCTTCCTGGGGGCGGCGGCCCTGGCCTTCCTGTTGTTCATCCCCGCGGTGCACTCCAGCAACCGGCTGCTGCTGCGGGCCCTGCAGTCCTCCTG GCACTTCTGGCTGACCCTGGCCCTGGCGCTGATCCTGCAGAACGTGGCAGCCCGCTGGGCCTTCCTGGTCACTCGCCACGGACACCCAGAGCTGACCAACCG gcGAGCGCTGTACGCggccaccttcctcctcctccccgtcAATGGGCTGCTGGGCGCGCTGGGGGCCGCCTGGCGCGTGCTGCTGTCCGCCCTCTACAACGCCGTCCACCTAGGCCAGATGGACCTCAGCCTGCTGCCGCCCAGAGTGGCCACTCTCGACCCAG gctacCACATTTACCGGAACTTTCTGGAGCTGGAGGCCAGCCAGTCACATCCGGCCGTGACCGCCTTCTGCAGCCTACTGCTGCGGGCACAGGGGCGCCATCCCCGGCCGACGTGGGCTCCTGCCGCCCCCCAGGACAGCCTCAgacccagg